Genomic segment of Saccharomycodes ludwigii strain NBRC 1722 chromosome VI, whole genome shotgun sequence:
GAGGTTTTATTACAGTTTGAAGAATATATGGTGAAGcgtaatattaataatgatggggatgatttaaatatagAAATGAAATTAAGTAGTTACATTATTACATTATTGTATTCTTTAgagattattatttcaaatGAAAAACAGAGTGAACAGTTTATTGAActtgataaatttattagatTTGAGTGCCCAAATTTAGTTGAGCTTTGtaataaagttattttgtCGTTTATGGATTGAAGGGGGGCGggttatttttgatttaccGAATGCGTATGCCGAGGATGGTATTCGGAAGTTGGGTTGAGAAGAGGGGGAAGTGCGGGTTACAAAGccgaatattttttttttctttcttttttcttttttctgaaacaaatgaaaataaatatacaaaacAACCGTTTTGCCCATCAGAGAATTTGTCGACAGAGCgtgaaatatatatatatatatttttttttttaaataatagcgttgaaaaaaaccaaaaatattaacaacaaaCCTGAAACAGTTACTAATAAACTGCCCACACCCTCCCAGTCTGATAAATTTGGAATGGTTGTAACTTTGCAAAGTTTTAttctaatataaataacaagcctgtaatttcaaattaatgttttaattcattttctgttttatatttttgttttatttttatctttcaaaccaattaaataaacttttcttatatttcttttcttcttcttctttctccTTTTCCAGTCTATCGTTCTTATTAACAAGcatagaaaagaaaagaaagggaaaaaagaaaaatgttttatcTTATTTCAATCGTTTATCAATTCCCAAACTGTGTCttaattttcaattgtGGTTTTCcatcttgtttttttttgaggtttttgtttaagtaaatatttttctttttctttttctttttctttttctatcGTTTTGGAATTGACACGCAGAGCGatatatgaaaaattattaaaggGTGTTTTGTTTCATATATCTAAtcaaaactaaaataattttttataattgcTTTTGATCACCTATCTCCATCTAACTCTggtttatctttatttcaatttaaaaaatttacaaataaacaaacaaacaaacaaacaacaaCTCCAAAATCAATCTACTTTTCTTTGTTACTACAATAGTATACAAAGATAATTCACATGACAtcaaaagataataatgaatCATCAAAGTCATCACCTCAACAACAAGTCGAACAAAAACACCATCAGCACAAACCAACACCTTTAAATATAACAGATTCACATATTAATACTGCCCCATTCCCACTTCTATCTACCGCCATAAGTAGAACCACTACTTCTAATCAATCATCTCCACAGCATGATGAAGTCTGTGATAATTTAAAGCTAATTGAagatttaaagttttttttggcaACTGCTCCAGCAAATTGGCAGGAAAATCAAATTATTAGAAGATACTATTTAAGCAATGATGACGGATTCATATCGTGTGTATTTTGGAATAATTTGTATTATATAACAGGAACTGATATCGTTAGATGTTGTTTATATAGGATGGAAAAATTCGgcagaaaaattattgataaaaaaaagtttgaaGAAGGTATATTTTCAGACCTAAGAAATTTGAAAACCGGACAAGATGCAACTTTGGAACAACCAAAATCAGATTTCTTGCAGTTTTTACACAAAAACATGTGTTTAAGAACTcagaagaaacaaaaagtcTTTTTTTGGTTCAGTGTTCAAcatgataaaatatttgccGACGCACTAGAAAGGGATTTAAAAAGGGAACTTATCGGTCAAAAATCTACAACTATGGCTATGAAGGAACCAGCACTATCCTTTAAATATAGTGAGGTTTCTAATTCTACACTTTACGACCAATTAGCTACACATATGGATTTCAAAAGAATGATTACACCATTAAATAGTGGTGGTATCGAGAatgatagtaataataataataatactgctTTGAATCCCGATACCAAAAATGACAACAATAAACCGGTTGACCAAAATCATATACATTCTACCGTTTCTCATTTGACAAATATCAGCGCCAATGGGAATATAGTGCCGCAGGAGCTGATGAACCATAGTAACATAAGAACACAAAATTTGATGGAAAATAACACTTCTGCTGTTAAATTAACATTAGATACCTCTCTAAGTACCTCAAATATTAAAGGTTTGCCTCAACACACTTCTGCAACCTTATATCCTTCTCCTAATCAATTATATAAAACggcattaaaaaagttaacaTCTGGACTTAGtatggaaaataaattactaAATATCACTGCAGAGCCGCAGAAACCTCAGTCTAATGAAGATTCCAccacaaaaaaatgtaaaaaaatggcAAATGTCAATGcagataataaaactacCGGTGAGAATGAAGAAACCGCAGATGTCACAATACAACAGGATTTGGAACATGAAGGCAGTGAGGAGGATAGTCATAGACAACccacatttaaaaaaaattatttaaatgaagATGATTTCCCATTAGATTATTTCCCAATTGAAATTGAATATCCTAAAAGTGCCAAAGAGCAAGAAACCCCcgcttttaaaaaaataaccacttcctttttttatgacAATATAGACAATTTACAACCGCAACCATTGCACTCAGCCTTGTCTTCTAATAATGCCAACGGTTATGGAGTAGCCATTATCCCACCAAATTCTTCTAAATCGGCACACCATTCTATCGTGACTGAAGACGTTTTGAATGTTGTTGGActggaagaagaaaagaaaccCCTGAAACAATTTACTGTGCAACATGATCAGCAAGGCAATGCCACTTCTATTGAGCCACAAGTTATCGAGGCCGATGCTGACGCTGATATCATAACGAATAACCCAGTAACTACCACTTTAATGGAAAATGCTGAAAATAACGAAAATTTTGTGTTAAATACTAAAGAGCATgtaattaataaatcaattaatttaGAGGTACCACCACAAGACTATTCAGTCCAACAgcataattttttggattatatTACTGCCACTAATGCTAATGCTTATGAgcaatatttatttgcCAATTATTACCAGTTGCATCCATATACGTCTGGATTATCGCAACCTGCTTTCCCATATTGTGGGTTTGCTCCACCAGCTTTGCCATCTCAATCCTATTATCCACCAGATCTTTTATATGGTGcagctgctgctgctgctgcaTTTGCtcctaataataatagtaataataacaataataatggtggtggtggtggtagtGTCTCTGCCtgcaataataacaataatggatttcaacaacaacttttccaaaataCTTTAGTGCCAAAAGATAATGGATCTGGAGTAAAAATGACAAGGgaaaatatcaacaatGCCAGtgttaataaatatgataATGACAATGATAGTGATGAACACTTAGTTCCACAAAGTATCAACGTTCCAATgaatgttaataatatgaataacaataatgggGGTATGCTAACTGGTATATATCCACAGTTTACACCCTTGTATAATAGATTTTTTCCATATCCAATGATGAGTACCTCTCCGATCACTGCTATTCCACCAAACATTACAGTTAACAATGTACCACCACAATTTAATTCTGGCGTTCAAATCAATCCTAGTcaacaaatattattacaacaacagcaacaaaaacagaaaTCGCATGCTACTGGTAATACCACTGGAAAAGTTTACAAAAAGAACAATACTCataaataatgattttaacggacaaactattttttttttttttttttttttgtaacatttaattttcatttttattgtttttaattaataacattatattaggtatatttattatcattaaatttaaagagATCATCTTTAAAATCATAAATTCGAACAAAAatcaatgtttttttttcaatttctatttatttatttgaattaagtttttataataaagttCTTATATAAGTTTGATACTTTAAGCTTAACTTAAAAAACTAAGGGAAATGAAGACCTGagggaaaataaaagtgttTGGTTTTCTTACATGTATGTCGCAAAATGGCtgccatttttttaaaaccgagtcaaaataacaaaatatggTGCACCGatgaaacttttttttttttttttttttttttttttcgttgttttttatgaaacaaaatatacatatttcCAAGGCAAAAGTGACaagtaaaaatttaaaaaaaattatcaataatGGAAAAGTCTCATGTAAACACTCCAACGGgaaaaaagtataataaaagtaaattggcttaaattataaataaatattgtggtatataacaatatataattcaatccttaaaatataaaacagaTAATTTGTAACAAATCATTCTTGAGCCatgttttcattttgttgGATATATTCTTGTAATGATAATTGTTGGATTCTATTCATAATGTCTTCATCTTGTAACAAGCTTGCAGCATATTGGttcaaatctttttctttgataaAGGAACTTATGTCTTCTAAAATTTCTGCATCTTCATTAGTATGTGGTCTCGGTGGTAACAAGTCATATTCTAATAATTGGTAATTGTCAAACAACTTGGTAGGTAGCTTTGCCATCAATGAAGATTCATGAGATAACACAACAAAccttattaaatttataggaatgttataaataaaatagtcATCAGTAGCATCGCTATCATCATTCTCTTTCATATACGGTTTGATTTTGGATTTGTTTTCCATGTCACCTAAAATTCCCTTTATTTCAGCAACCAAAAAGTTAATATATTCCATAGTGTATATTTCACTGTTAGTCTTCCTAATTTCATACAAGGCCAATTGAATGATATCTATTTGGTTCAAGTCTTCGTTGCTTGGAACGTCCAAATCAACATCGATATGTGTTAATTTAGACAAAAAGGAAAgtagtaaataaataaagctgtcattagtattattattattattatcctgGTTTAAAACTTGTGAGTGGATAAATGCCTTGCACTCTGTCAACATGTCCATTTTGTAGTACGCATAAATAATACTCATTgttaaattaaaagttttccACTCCTCATATTGATTAAATAATCGACACCTGCtcaattttattagaaattCATAATCTTTATCCAAGATCAGGTAGTAATCAATGAAATACCTACAACCATATGGATCATTGGTTGGATTAATGGACCACAAAACTTTAGACCATTCAGCCGCAGTGTGAAAAGCACCTCTACCAGTTAAGTTTTGGATATGTCTAAAACAGGCTAGATAGAACAATCtgttataaaaaaatgtaaaggGCAATTGACAATCAACACCGTTGAAAAGTataccatttttaaaacaacgGTCAAAAACGAAAAGCGCTTTTTCTACCATATCGTTGCTATGCGTTCTACCATCGCTACTTTGAACAGTGAAAATCCATGCAACTTGTAACAACGCAGGGATAGAATATGGAAATTTTGATGAAACCAAATTAATAACGGCTTCATGATCTGGTTTCAAAACAACACTTAGATAGAAATCAGTTAACATTTTGCTGTTTTGATCAACATCTAAGGGTTCAAATCTGTAATAACGTAAATTTGAGGCCAAATATGCAGCATCCTGTTCTATAACATCATTCCAATCATTGGGTCTTTGCCATTGTAATATGTGActcaattcttttttggttaaTGCTTTCATAATCAACTCTCCTCTTATAGTTGGTAACCAGTGGTTTTTGATTCTAGAAAATTGCAAAATTCTGGTTAAAGATGGACCTTGTGGTACAATTTTCATATTGCTACCATTTCTACCGCCCCAATTTTTGGTAaatttcttcaatttttgtaaatttctAAAACTAGCTGCAGACATATTTGACTGTGCAGTATCATTTCTGTTATCACCGTTCCCTTCAACGTCTTTCAATACATCATTAGAAAGATCATCAAATAgatttttatattcattttcaatatctAGATTGGAAAACTTAAAAGAGCCAAACAATTCCGAAAAATCATGAACATGAGAAGTATAATGAGTAAAACCAGGATCTTGTCTAACGGATAATGTTGAAGAGGAAATGTTGCAAGATTGATTGATAACACTACcacctttttctttctttgaTAGATTCATTTTAACGGTTTTCTTTTGAAAGTCTAATAGTATATTGTCAAATTCTCTATCATTGTTTTGATTTTCGTCCCCTGTATCCGCATCATTGTTATCTAAGTTGTTAATGTCTGtattacaatttttttttgttgaattattcttttgggtattttttttttattttttttttcccttttcttggcctttttacttttaagGTTTATGaaagaaggagaagaagaatttgGTACGGTTTCTTTACTTGGAATATCATATGTgactttttcttcaaaaattGTATCATCGTTGTTGTTAGCTTCCTCCTCATCAccgtcatcatcatcatcatcatcatcttttccaattaatgaaaatatattaatgtttttggtattgttgttgttttggCTAACCTCTTTTTCAGTATTTTCCTCTTGTGTGTTATTAGTACCTAAAGATGCGAGTAGTGATAAttcatcatcttttttcaatttcctTAATGTTCTGGAACTCAtgttttcttgtttttttttttttttcttttttcttttttcttttttcttagcTGTTTGAATTGTTCTCCTGTAAAGTGTTGATTTTTAAggaaagataaaaaaaaaagaagaaaaaaagaaaactaaaaaaaaaaaaaaaaaaaaaaaaaaaagaaaaaaaagtatataccAAGTCCGATATCcgcaaataaaaattttctcggaattaaaatgaaatataatagagcataaaaagaaacgttaaaaataataaaaataataataataatcttaatGAGATCTTGTTAAGCTTTTGTTCCATTACCATTTTAAAGACTCAACTATCGTtaggtttaaaaaaaaaaaagaataatctATTTATCTAGTAACCGGTTATTTCAATAtctaaaaaagaaatcaataattataatttagAACTAACTGCTGAAAGAATTTTACAAATGtcgaagaaaaagaaaaccgTTAAGCAACAAgattttcaaaagaaaaaattgaaaataggTAAGGGAAAAGTTCAACCTAGCAATATCACAAACACATCCTTTGTTAGTAAACAAATCAAATTACCTAACCAGAATAAATTAACAAGTAACACAAGGGCTACAAATTTACCAACTCTTGATTCAGTTAAAAAACTAATTGCTAACAAACTATTGTTGTTAACACATTATTCTCCCAACGTAAGAAAGGACAGCTTACAAGTTATAagcaaaaatatcaaaatattaaatgaaagttgtaatactaataataatgcatTAGTTAATGGTATActtaataaaagttttaaactAATGtgtgatgatgataaagaCGTAAGAAATGCATATGCAGAATTGTTAATTGAAATTTGTGAAACTTACGACAATGGTAGATTGTTATTAGAACTAAATTTAGACAAGTtagttttatatttatttaatgcAATGACACATATAACATTTGGTATTAAGACAAATTCCGGTATGTTTCTCAAGATATTATGCAAATATTGTCCTGGTGATATATTGGTTAGaagatattttatcaaagtGTTAAACACTTTTTTACCGGTTTTGGGTTGGAGTATTGACAACAGTGatggtggtagtagtaacaataccaatacAAGTAGTAATATAGTtgtaattaataaaaatgttaaaagtaaaataattaatttggAGGCATTAACCTGGTTTATCAAGATGGGtatagaagaaaaagatggAAAGGAAATGGGGAAAGAGGGAgatgataattttaattacaataaaatagtatttaagaaatatttattaccaGAATATCCTCAACCATATAAACATTTAAAGTTGTACGAACGGGATGTTAATATGGTGGCAGGTAGTGTTGCAGATAGTAAGACCAATACGCTAcaagatttattaaatttatcgATGGAAGATTATAATACAAGAttagatatttttaatcgATATTATAAGCCACTAATTGAGCCACATTTAAACCAATTGATTAAAGAGGGAGGAGAATTGGGTAAGATGACTAAtaattgtttaaaattgGTTTCAGGAGATGGTAGGATTTAAACACATTAGAGGGGGGGGGGGATATGTAGTTATTAACAGCTTTGAATGTATTAGTGACACataagatttttttttattgttttagCATTATGGCTAGAATTAGTGGGagaatataaatataaataatatttatagtttaaaaaaaagccaCCAAGCGCGTTAAAGATATTTTAGACATTTATTGAGAAGCCCAGCCACACGAATGGATTATTAAAGCGAGCCAGCAAAGCCAagaataatttatttaagtttatttaaaacgGATTATTCTTTATGGATTATTCTTTACGGATTATTCTTTACGGATTATTCTTTATGGATTATTCTTTACGGATTATTTCTTAACTTTAACGGATTCTGCTTTCAAATCTTTTTATCTTACTAAACACCTGTACATCCACATCTTACTTAACAcgtattgtttttttatttctctcACAAAGTCACCTACAACCTTTCtatcttttccttttttattttttttatttttttcgtgttaaaaagaattaaatattatatataacacatacataaataaataattaattaattaattaaatttatagatcaataaaaattacacatctcttttcttttctttccctttcttttctcttctttttctatctttaaacattattaaaaaaaaacttaacTTATTACTGTGATATAACTTTTCCCCTTTCCTTAACTCAAATcaatctcttttttttttttctttatcaaaTCTTTCCCTCTCTTTTCTTCTAACATCACTCTTTATTCTAATCTTccccttttccttttttttttttttcccatttcaaaaaaagaacttcgaataaaaacaaaaaaaaaaaaaacatgtCTGGTAtcaataaatcaaataacGGGACCATCCAACTTTATATGGGTGACTTAGACCCGTATTGGAATGAACATGATATAAGAAATATATGGAAACTGTTTGgtgaatataataataataatctagTAAATGTAAAAATGATCAAACCATCTACATCCAATAATCCTACAAATCCATATAATAACGCTGGATATTGTTTTCTTCACTTTTCCAATGAAATAAGTGCCTCTAATGCGCTATTGAAAAATGGTTTACCCATTCCAAACACCAAAAAATACTTAAAACTAAACTGGGCAAGTCATACAGCTAATAATGCTACCACTAATGTTGTTACTACAAATACttctaatattaataatatcaccaACAATACTAATAGCACTAATAATTTCACCCTTTTTGTTGGAGATTTGTCGCCAAATGTTAATGAACAGGCATTAGTGGattttttggttaaatcaaataatctACAATCTTTGCTAAAAGTTAAAGTAATTTACGACCCTGTTACCGGAGTTTCTAAAAATTACGGATTTGTCACCTTTGGTGATATAAACGATTATCAAATTTGCTTAGATAAAGTTAACGGTATGTTTTTAA
This window contains:
- the STE12 gene encoding homeodomain family transcription factor STE12 (similar to Saccharomyces cerevisiae YHR084W | STE12 | STErile), producing MTSKDNNESSKSSPQQQVEQKHHQHKPTPLNITDSHINTAPFPLLSTAISRTTTSNQSSPQHDEVCDNLKLIEDLKFFLATAPANWQENQIIRRYYLSNDDGFISCVFWNNLYYITGTDIVRCCLYRMEKFGRKIIDKKKFEEGIFSDLRNLKTGQDATLEQPKSDFLQFLHKNMCLRTQKKQKVFFWFSVQHDKIFADALERDLKRELIGQKSTTMAMKEPALSFKYSEVSNSTLYDQLATHMDFKRMITPLNSGGIENDSNNNNNTALNPDTKNDNNKPVDQNHIHSTVSHLTNISANGNIVPQELMNHSNIRTQNLMENNTSAVKLTLDTSLSTSNIKGLPQHTSATLYPSPNQLYKTALKKLTSGLSMENKLLNITAEPQKPQSNEDSTTKKCKKMANVNADNKTTGENEETADVTIQQDLEHEGSEEDSHRQPTFKKNYLNEDDFPLDYFPIEIEYPKSAKEQETPAFKKITTSFFYDNIDNLQPQPLHSALSSNNANGYGVAIIPPNSSKSAHHSIVTEDVLNVVGLEEEKKPLKQFTVQHDQQGNATSIEPQVIEADADADIITNNPVTTTLMENAENNENFVLNTKEHVINKSINLEVPPQDYSVQQHNFLDYITATNANAYEQYLFANYYQLHPYTSGLSQPAFPYCGFAPPALPSQSYYPPDLLYGAAAAAAAFAPNNNSNNNNNNGGGGGSVSACNNNNNGFQQQLFQNTLVPKDNGSGVKMTRENINNASVNKYDNDNDSDEHLVPQSINVPMNVNNMNNNNGGMLTGIYPQFTPLYNRFFPYPMMSTSPITAIPPNITVNNVPPQFNSGVQINPSQQILLQQQQQKQKSHATGNTTGKVYKKNNTHK
- the RQC1 gene encoding Rqc1p (similar to Saccharomyces cerevisiae YDR333C | RQC1 | Ribosome Quality Control), yielding MSAASFRNLQKLKKFTKNWGGRNGSNMKIVPQGPSLTRILQFSRIKNHWLPTIRGELIMKALTKKELSHILQWQRPNDWNDVIEQDAAYLASNLRYYRFEPLDVDQNSKMLTDFYLSVVLKPDHEAVINLVSSKFPYSIPALLQVAWIFTVQSSDGRTHSNDMVEKALFVFDRCFKNGILFNGVDCQLPFTFFYNRLFYLACFRHIQNLTGRGAFHTAAEWSKVLWSINPTNDPYGCRYFIDYYLILDKDYEFLIKLSRCRLFNQYEEWKTFNLTMSIIYAYYKMDMLTECKAFIHSQVLNQDNNNNNTNDSFIYLLLSFLSKLTHIDVDLDVPSNEDLNQIDIIQLALYEIRKTNSEIYTMEYINFLVAEIKGILGDMENKSKIKPYMKENDDSDATDDYFIYNIPINLIRFVVLSHESSLMAKLPTKLFDNYQLLEYDLLPPRPHTNEDAEILEDISSFIKEKDLNQYAASLLQDEDIMNRIQQLSLQEYIQQNENMAQE
- the IPI1 gene encoding Ipi1p (similar to Saccharomyces cerevisiae YHR085W | IPI1 | Involved in Processing ITS2) translates to MSKKKKTVKQQDFQKKKLKIGKGKVQPSNITNTSFVSKQIKLPNQNKLTSNTRATNLPTLDSVKKLIANKLLLLTHYSPNVRKDSLQVISKNIKILNESCNTNNNALVNGILNKSFKLMCDDDKDVRNAYAELLIEICETYDNGRLLLELNLDKLVLYLFNAMTHITFGIKTNSGMFLKILCKYCPGDILVRRYFIKVLNTFLPVLGWSIDNSDGGSSNNTNTSSNIVVINKNVKSKIINLEALTWFIKMGIEEKDGKEMGKEGDDNFNYNKIVFKKYLLPEYPQPYKHLKLYERDVNMVAGSVADSKTNTLQDLLNLSMEDYNTRLDIFNRYYKPLIEPHLNQLIKEGGELGKMTNNCLKLVSGDGRI